The Arachis hypogaea cultivar Tifrunner chromosome 14, arahy.Tifrunner.gnm2.J5K5, whole genome shotgun sequence genome has a segment encoding these proteins:
- the LOC112741490 gene encoding dihydroceramide fatty acyl 2-hydroxylase FAH1: MVAQNFVVDLNKPLVFQVGHLGEAYQEWVHQPIVSKEGPRFFENDVLEFLTRTVWWAVPVIWLPVVCWFIHNSVQLGLSCPRVALFVVIGILIWTLLEYSLHRFLFHIETKTYWWNTLHYLLHGCHHKHPMDGLRLVFPPAATAILLFPFWNLVKLLSTPVVAPALFGGGLLGYVMYDCTHYYVHHGQPKTEVPRNLKRYHLNHHFRIQNKGFGITSSLWDSVFGTLPPTKEGAKSM, translated from the exons ATGGTTGCACAGAACTTTGTTGTTGATTTGAATAAGCCCCTTGTTTTCCAG GTTGGACATCTTGGAGAAGCTTATCAAGAGTGGGTTCACCAGCCAATTGTTAGCAAGGAAGGCCCTCGGTTCTTTGAAAATGATGTTCTTGAG TTCTTGACACGCACAGTCTGGTGGGCTGTACCAGTTATTTGGCTGCCAGTTGTATGTTGGTTTATTCATAACTCTGTACAATTGGGCCTCAGTTGTCCTCGTGTAGCTTTGTTCGTGGTTATTGGCATTCTTATTTGGACATTGCTTGAATACTCATTGCACCGATTTCTTTTTCACATTGAAACAAAAACCTATTG GTGGAACACACTGCATTATCTTCTCCATGGCTGCCACCATAAGCATCCCATGGATGGCTTGAGGCTTGTTTTTCCCCCAGCTGCAACAGCAATATTATTGTTTCCG TTCTGGAACTTGGTTAAGCTCTTATCCACCCCTGTAGTTGCTCCTGCTTTATTTGGAGGTGGTTTATTGGGTTATGTGATGTATGATTGCACCCATTATTACGTGCATCATGGTCAGCCAAAAACTGAAGTACCCCGAAATCTCAAG AGGTACCACTTGAATCATCACTTTCGGATCCAGAACAAAGGCTTTGGGATTACTTCGTCACTATGGGATAGTGTTTTTGGGACACTTCCTCCAACGAAAGAGGGTGCCAAAAGTATGTAA
- the LOC112741491 gene encoding monolignol oxidoreductase AtBBE-like 13, with protein MVLLRSHLPTLLVLLLSSIFSFSNSASIEENFIQCLSFYSDKAPPFSSSIVTPKNDSFTNVLDSSAQNLRLLVPSAPKPEFIFTPLNESHVQVAVICSKKLGIHMRVRSGGHDYEGLSYVSEIETPFIIIDLAKLRAVEVDIQDSSAWVQAGATVGEAYYRISEKSPVHGFPAGLCTSLGIGGHIVGGAYGSMMRKYGLGADNVLDAKIVDANGRLLDREAMGEDVFWAIRGGGGGSFGIVLSWKLNLVPVPETVTVFTVSKTLEQDATKIVQRWQEVAPNIDEELFMRVIIQPASTANKTERTISTSYNALFLGDADTLLQVMQQKFPELGLTKNDCLETSWIKSVLYIAGFPKDTPPEVLLQGKSTFKNYFKAKSDFVRDPIPETGLEGLWQRLLEEDSPLMIWNPYGGMMNSFSDSDSPFPHRNGTLYKIQYLTLWQDGDKNATKHIEWIRKLYNYMTPYVSKFPREAYVNYRDLDLGMNKKNSTSYIQATAWGNMYFKDNFNRLVKIKTKFDPENVFRHEQSIPPLPVSRLKDRKCNKWG; from the exons ATGGTGTTACTACGTTCACACTTGCCAACACTATTAGTCCTTTTGTTATCATCAATTTTTTCATTCTCAAATTCAGCTTCCATTGAAGAAAACTTCATCCAATGCCTAAGCTTTTATTCAGATAAAGCACCACCGTTTTCCTCATCAATTGTGACACCAAAGAATGATTCATTCACCAACGTTCTTGATTCCTCAGCACAGAATTTAAGGCTTCTGGTGCCTTCTGCGCCGAAGCCGGAGTTTATCTTCACACCGTTGAATGAATCTCATGTCCAAGTGGCTGTGATTTGCTCAAAGAAGCTTGGAATTCACATGAGAGTGCGAAGTGGAGGCCATGACTATGAAGGATTGTCATATGTTTCTGAGATTGAAACTCCTTTCATAATAATTGATTTGGCCAAGCTTCGCGCCGTGGAAGTAGACATACAAGATAGCAGCGCTTGGGTCCAAGCCGGCGCCACGGTCGGCGAAGCCTACTACAGAATATCAGAGAAAAGCCCGGTTCATGGATTCCCGGCCGGGCTTTGCACAAGCTTAGGGATTGGAGGACACATTGTGGGAGGTGCATATGGATCCATGATGAGAAAATATGGGCTTGGAGCCGACAATGTCCTCGACGCGAAAATTGTTGATGCCAATGGTAGATTACTTGACAGAGAAGCCATGGGGGAAGATGTGTTTTGGGCCATCCGAGGAGGCGGAGGTGGAAGCTTTGGAATCGTTCTTTCGTGGAAGTTGAATCTTGTTCCAGTGCCAGAAACCGTGACAGTTTTCACGGTTTCCAAGACACTGGAGCAAGATGCAACTAAGATTGTTCAAAGGTGGCAAGAAGTAGCACCAAACATAGATGAGGAACTCTTCATGAGAGTCATCATTCAACCAGCTTCTACTGCTAACAAAACTGAAAGAACCATCTCAACTTCTTACAATGCTCTATTCCTTG GTGATGCTGATACACTCCTCCAAGTAATGCAGCAAAAGTTCCCTGAATTGGGTTTGACCAAAAACGATTGCTTGGAAACTAGTTGGATCAAATCAGTGCTGTATATTGCTGGCTTCCCTAAAGATACACCTCCAGAAGTTCTGCTTCAAGGGAAATCAACATTCAAGAATTACTTCAAAGCCAAGTCAGATTTCGTTAGAGATCCGATACCGGAAACCGGCCTAGAAGGGCTGTGGCAAAGGCTGCTTGAAGAGGATAGTCCCTTGATGATTTGGAACCCATATGGTGGAATGATGAACAGCTTCTCGGACTCCGATTCGCCGTTCCCTCACAGAAATGGAACACTCTACAAGATCCAGTACTTAACCTTATGGCAAGATGGAGACAAGAATGCAACAAAGCATATAGAATGGATTAGGAAGCTTTACAATTACATGACACCTTATGTGTCTAAGTTCCCAAGGGAAGCATATGTGAACTATAGAGATCTTGATTTGGGTATGAACAAGAAGAATAGCACAAGCTATATACAAGCAACTGCATGGGGTAACATGTATTTCAAGGACAATTTCAATAGGTTGGTTAAGATTAAGActaaatttgatccggagaatgtgTTTAGGCATGAACAGAGCATTCCACCACTTCCAGTTTCAAGGCTAAAAGACAGAAAATGCAATAAATGGGGATAA